A genomic segment from Prochlorothrix hollandica PCC 9006 = CALU 1027 encodes:
- a CDS encoding DUF167 domain-containing protein: MRKQVRVKPNAKQNRVTEDADGSLTVWLSVPPVDGKANVALIQLLAHTYGVPKSQITIVRGHTGRLKLVDIG, translated from the coding sequence ATGCGCAAACAAGTTAGGGTCAAACCCAATGCCAAACAGAACCGAGTCACGGAAGACGCAGATGGGTCGTTGACGGTGTGGTTGTCGGTGCCACCGGTGGACGGCAAGGCCAATGTGGCCCTGATTCAACTGTTGGCCCACACCTATGGGGTGCCAAAATCCCAGATCACCATTGTCCGAGGGCACACCGGACGGCTGAAGCTGGTGGACATTGGCTGA
- a CDS encoding ParA family protein encodes MTHIIATTNMKGGVGKTTLSVNLAACLVSLFQKKVLVVDLDTQINATLSLMSPQTFVTYRKERRTLKYLFEQAIQPGITPTLSTSDVICPYVCTLKGFDVLPGDLDLYDDYVVSSVLHDQALRDGTANFEQAWNHFESKLVAGILKPVMGDYDFIILDCAPGYNLLTRSSLAASHFYLLPAKPEPLSVAGIQLLERRIAKLRASHQGVDQIPTQMLGIVFSMAGGLLSSRYYSKVMQRVRQDFGETQLFKTQIPNDINVSKAVDSFKPVVLSQPSSAGAKAFAKLTQEVLQKLELVLGSKDQKSRMQLSELD; translated from the coding sequence ATGACTCATATTATTGCAACTACCAATATGAAAGGGGGCGTAGGTAAAACGACCCTATCGGTGAATTTGGCCGCCTGTTTAGTGTCCCTGTTTCAGAAAAAGGTGCTGGTGGTGGATCTGGATACCCAGATTAATGCCACCCTCAGCTTGATGTCTCCCCAAACCTTTGTGACCTACCGCAAAGAACGGCGCACCCTAAAGTATTTGTTTGAACAGGCCATCCAACCCGGTATCACTCCCACCCTCTCCACCTCCGATGTCATTTGCCCCTATGTCTGTACCCTTAAGGGGTTTGATGTCTTGCCGGGGGACTTGGATCTGTATGACGACTATGTGGTGTCCTCCGTGCTCCATGACCAGGCACTGCGGGACGGGACGGCTAACTTTGAGCAAGCCTGGAACCACTTTGAAAGCAAGCTGGTGGCCGGTATCCTTAAACCCGTGATGGGGGATTATGACTTTATTATTCTGGACTGCGCTCCCGGCTATAACCTGCTGACCCGCAGTAGCCTTGCCGCCAGTCATTTTTACCTGCTTCCCGCGAAGCCAGAGCCGTTGTCGGTGGCGGGGATCCAGTTACTGGAGCGGCGCATTGCCAAGCTGCGGGCAAGTCACCAGGGCGTGGATCAAATTCCCACCCAAATGCTGGGCATAGTCTTTTCCATGGCGGGGGGACTGCTGTCTAGCCGCTATTACAGCAAGGTGATGCAGCGGGTGCGCCAGGATTTTGGGGAAACACAATTGTTTAAGACCCAAATTCCCAATGACATCAATGTATCGAAGGCGGTGGATAGTTTTAAGCCCGTGGTTTTAAGTCAACCCTCATCGGCGGGGGCCAAGGCTTTTGCCAAGCTCACCCAAGAGGTGCTGCAAAAGTTAGAACTGGTGCTGGGCAGTAAGGATCAAAAAAGCCGAATGCAACTGTCGGAATTGGATTAG